The Vicia villosa cultivar HV-30 ecotype Madison, WI linkage group LG1, Vvil1.0, whole genome shotgun sequence genome includes a region encoding these proteins:
- the LOC131625647 gene encoding uncharacterized protein LOC131625647: MEALLSQFTFLSDQSLHDKTFDPSTIEDLMKLFELESYKAWAAAELEQQTEFEETEHAMQEAEEHLDSVMQSAMDEFARFEEEMERISRDEVESLVESGERARRMGNLMEKSAAVASKKYMEAALNSATASMKSAWRGISSGKVHPS; encoded by the coding sequence ATGGAAGCACTTCTTTCCCAATTCACCTTCCTCTCAGACCAATCTCTCCACGACAAAACCTTCGACCCGTCCACAATCGAAGACCTCATGAAGCTCTTCGAGCTCGAATCCTACAAAGCCTGGGCCGCCGCGGAGCTCGAGCAACAAACAGAATTCGAAGAAACCGAACACGCCATGCAAGAAGCCGAGGAGCATCTCGATTCGGTGATGCAAAGCGCCATGGACGAGTTCGCAAGATTTGAAGAGGAGATGGAGAGAATCTCGAGAGATGAAGTGGAGAGCTTGGTTGAGAGTGGTGAGAGAGCGAGGAGGATGGGGAATTTGATGGAGAAAAGTGCGGCTGTTGCTTCGAAGAAGTATATGGAAGCGGCTTTGAATTCGGCTACTGCTTCTATGAAATCGGCTTGGAGAGGAATTTCTTCAGGAAAGGTTCATCCATCTTGA